A portion of the Polaribacter cellanae genome contains these proteins:
- a CDS encoding IS1380 family transposase translates to MVNLPIEYSSKKVTPFGGMSLMKRFIDQTEIREQLAQLDLPQPSSNAGYNPAHITEAFWLSIWTGASRYIHCDWLRYDSALQEIFGWNRMPSQSTYSRFFGKFSQKRNTEVFPKLQHWFFKQLDVDNLTIDFDSTVITRYGEQQGSAKGYNPNKKGRNSHHPLMAFVSQTRMVANAWLRPGNTADSSSCKEFMEETFNEALKDKRVGLVRADSGFYTQDLLDYLEGKQLNYIMAARMYPNIKNTVWSLDNWIELTKGIELNEMIFNHTDGKSRRYIVIKKKVEDRPKAAGKLLFDDLPGYRFSCYVTNLDLPLDQVWNIYNTRADCENRIKELKEDFGLDNFCLKNFWATEASFRFIMVAYNLMSLFRHFALNHHNRATLKTLKVYCFALGAWTVNHANRKVLKIALNTKKRPWMDGLFSQINNLSPPFVYS, encoded by the coding sequence ATGGTTAATCTCCCTATAGAGTATTCAAGTAAGAAAGTCACCCCTTTTGGAGGGATGAGCTTAATGAAGCGTTTTATTGATCAAACAGAAATTAGAGAACAACTAGCACAATTAGATTTACCTCAACCAAGCTCTAATGCGGGTTATAATCCTGCACATATAACTGAAGCTTTTTGGTTGAGTATTTGGACAGGAGCCTCTCGTTATATCCATTGTGATTGGTTACGTTATGATAGCGCATTGCAAGAAATTTTTGGATGGAATCGTATGCCTTCACAAAGTACCTATAGTCGTTTTTTTGGCAAGTTTTCTCAAAAGCGCAATACAGAAGTATTTCCAAAGTTGCAACATTGGTTTTTCAAGCAATTAGATGTTGACAACTTAACTATAGATTTTGATAGCACAGTTATTACAAGATATGGAGAGCAACAAGGTAGCGCAAAAGGTTATAATCCCAATAAAAAAGGCAGGAACTCACATCACCCATTAATGGCCTTTGTGAGCCAAACCAGAATGGTTGCCAATGCTTGGTTAAGACCAGGCAATACAGCAGATAGTAGTAGCTGTAAAGAGTTTATGGAAGAAACCTTCAATGAAGCTTTAAAGGACAAAAGAGTTGGTTTAGTTCGTGCAGATAGTGGTTTTTACACACAAGATTTATTAGATTATCTAGAAGGCAAACAACTCAATTACATTATGGCAGCACGTATGTATCCAAATATAAAAAATACAGTTTGGAGTTTGGATAATTGGATAGAGCTCACAAAAGGAATTGAGCTTAATGAGATGATTTTTAACCATACAGATGGTAAGTCAAGGCGCTATATTGTCATAAAAAAGAAAGTAGAAGATCGTCCAAAAGCAGCAGGGAAATTACTCTTTGATGATCTGCCTGGTTATCGTTTTAGTTGCTATGTAACTAATCTAGATTTACCCCTAGACCAAGTTTGGAATATCTACAACACCAGAGCTGATTGTGAAAACAGAATCAAAGAACTCAAAGAAGACTTTGGATTGGACAACTTTTGTTTAAAGAATTTTTGGGCAACTGAGGCTTCCTTTAGATTCATTATGGTGGCTTATAACCTAATGAGTTTGTTTAGGCATTTTGCCTTAAATCATCATAATCGAGCAACTTTAAAAACCCTAAAAGTCTATTGCTTTGCATTAGGAGCTTGGACAGTAAATCATGCTAACAGAAAGGTGTTAAAGATTGCTTTGAACACTAAAAAAAGACCTTGGATGGACGGATTATTCTCCCAAATTAATAATTTAAGTCCTCCTTTTGTTTATTCCTAA